In Cicer arietinum cultivar CDC Frontier isolate Library 1 chromosome 7, Cicar.CDCFrontier_v2.0, whole genome shotgun sequence, a single window of DNA contains:
- the LOC101500168 gene encoding nuclear transcription factor Y subunit A-1-like isoform X2, which translates to MPEKPESDDFGVKHREEVQLPSSIYSHHQPWWLGVGEIENASKSSSADQLTRSIMNGVTYSEANGVDINKQRHPLVSPSLSVTDKSGGDVAKEHRNIKHALSSTAFTLDKCLNPNLQTELDGHSIVLTSPHSNAQFGQILTTYGQQSMMNPQKLYRMHHHARMLLPLEMEEEPVYVNAKQYHGILRRRQSRAKAELEKKAIKVRKPYLHESRHLHALRRARGNGGRFLNTKKLEHNNSNVTFDKGNNEKQGSSNASQSMHKMQGFNICYHDGNGFTTLCHSQANGKQEGDFFGQERSPNGAIK; encoded by the exons ATGCCAGAGAAACCTGAAAGTGATGATTTTGGAGTAAAGCATAGAGAAGAGGTTCAGTTGCCATCTTCCATTTACTCTCATCATCAGCCTTGGTGGCTTGGAGTAGGGGAAATTGAAAATGCCTCCAAATCATCTTCAGCTGATCAGCTAACTCGTTCAATCATGAATGGTGTCACATATTCAGAGGCTAATGGAGTTGATATCAATAAACAAAGGCATCCTTTGGTTTCTCCTTCACTTTCTGTAACTGATAAGTCAG GTGGGGATGTTGCTAAGGAGCACCGAAACATCAAACATGCCCTGTCGTCAACCGCATTTACCCTGGACAAATGCCTGAATCCAAATTTGCAGACAGAACTTGATGGTCATTCAATT GTTTTAACATCCCCTCATTCAAATGCACAGTTTGGTCAAATCTTGACTACTTATGGACAACAATCTATG ATGAACCCTCAGAAGCTATACAGAATGCATCATCATGCTAGAATGCTTTTGCCACTTGAAATGGAAGAGGAACCTGTCTATGTCAATGCAAAACAGTATCATGGTATTTTGAGGCGAAGACAGTCACGTGCTAAGGCCGAGCTCGAAAAGAAAGCGATTAAAGTTAGAAAG CCATATCTTCACGAGTCGCGTCACCTACACGCTTTGAGAAGGGCGAGAGGCAACGGTGGTCGCTTTCTCAATACGAAAAAGCTCGAACATAACAATTCTAATGTTACTTTTGATAAAGGAAACAATGAGAAACAAGGGTCGTCAAATGCATCACAGTCCATGCACAAAATGCAGGGTTTCAACATTTGTTACCATGATGGTAATGGCTTTACAACACTATGCCATTCACAGGCAAATGGAAAACAGGAGGGTGACTTCTTTGGTCAAGAAAGAAGCCCAAATGGTGCTATTAAATGA
- the LOC101500168 gene encoding nuclear transcription factor Y subunit A-1-like isoform X1 has protein sequence MYHAPLYHLNAIQVLKAKAPNIPRKTCDSMPEKPESDDFGVKHREEVQLPSSIYSHHQPWWLGVGEIENASKSSSADQLTRSIMNGVTYSEANGVDINKQRHPLVSPSLSVTDKSGGDVAKEHRNIKHALSSTAFTLDKCLNPNLQTELDGHSIVLTSPHSNAQFGQILTTYGQQSMMNPQKLYRMHHHARMLLPLEMEEEPVYVNAKQYHGILRRRQSRAKAELEKKAIKVRKPYLHESRHLHALRRARGNGGRFLNTKKLEHNNSNVTFDKGNNEKQGSSNASQSMHKMQGFNICYHDGNGFTTLCHSQANGKQEGDFFGQERSPNGAIK, from the exons ATGTATCATGCTCCATTGTATCACCTCAATGCAATTCAGGTTTTGAAAGCCAAAGCTCCCAACA TTCCAAGGAAAACCTGTGACAGCATGCCAGAGAAACCTGAAAGTGATGATTTTGGAGTAAAGCATAGAGAAGAGGTTCAGTTGCCATCTTCCATTTACTCTCATCATCAGCCTTGGTGGCTTGGAGTAGGGGAAATTGAAAATGCCTCCAAATCATCTTCAGCTGATCAGCTAACTCGTTCAATCATGAATGGTGTCACATATTCAGAGGCTAATGGAGTTGATATCAATAAACAAAGGCATCCTTTGGTTTCTCCTTCACTTTCTGTAACTGATAAGTCAG GTGGGGATGTTGCTAAGGAGCACCGAAACATCAAACATGCCCTGTCGTCAACCGCATTTACCCTGGACAAATGCCTGAATCCAAATTTGCAGACAGAACTTGATGGTCATTCAATT GTTTTAACATCCCCTCATTCAAATGCACAGTTTGGTCAAATCTTGACTACTTATGGACAACAATCTATG ATGAACCCTCAGAAGCTATACAGAATGCATCATCATGCTAGAATGCTTTTGCCACTTGAAATGGAAGAGGAACCTGTCTATGTCAATGCAAAACAGTATCATGGTATTTTGAGGCGAAGACAGTCACGTGCTAAGGCCGAGCTCGAAAAGAAAGCGATTAAAGTTAGAAAG CCATATCTTCACGAGTCGCGTCACCTACACGCTTTGAGAAGGGCGAGAGGCAACGGTGGTCGCTTTCTCAATACGAAAAAGCTCGAACATAACAATTCTAATGTTACTTTTGATAAAGGAAACAATGAGAAACAAGGGTCGTCAAATGCATCACAGTCCATGCACAAAATGCAGGGTTTCAACATTTGTTACCATGATGGTAATGGCTTTACAACACTATGCCATTCACAGGCAAATGGAAAACAGGAGGGTGACTTCTTTGGTCAAGAAAGAAGCCCAAATGGTGCTATTAAATGA
- the LOC101499838 gene encoding uncharacterized protein isoform X1: MASFGSIKSVIFDREERKQQYQAHIRGLNAYDRHKKFIHDYVRFYGKEEKPSSLKLPIKTDQDTLREGYRFIRSEEDDMDPSWEQRLVKRYYAKLFKEYCIADMSQYKSGKIGLRWRTEKEVMSGKGQFICGNKHCNEKDGLASYEVNFCYFEAGENKQALVKLVACERCAGKLNYKRQKEKEQLEKRQQEQDRRKRSRSKSNDDQDEVEGSEERRRKGKRASISASDHKIDDDNDDDDDNIDEFLEGMFP, from the exons ATGGCATCGTTCGGGTCTATCAAATCAGTCATATTCGACAGAGAAGAGAGAAAACA GCAGTATCAGGCACACATTCGAGGCCTCAATGCATACGATCGTCACAAAAAATTCATTCACGATTACG TTAGATTTTATGGGAAAGAAGAAAAACCTTCAAGCTTGAAGTTGCCTATTAAAACAGATCAAGATACATTAAGAGAGGGATACAG ATTCATACGGTCAGAGGAAGATGATATGGATCCATCATGGGAACAAAGGCTGGTGAAGCGATATTATGCTAAGCTTTTTAAAGA ATACTGTATTGCTGACATGTCACAGTACAAGAGTGGTAAG ATTGGTCTCAGATGGAGAACAGAGAAGGAAGTTATGTCTGGCAAGG GCCAATTTATATGTGGTAACAAGCATTGCAATGAGAAAGATGGACTGGCAAGCTATGAG GTGaacttttgttattttgaaGCTGGAGAGAACAAACAAGCTCTAGTTAAATTGGTAGCATGTGAGAG atgtGCAGGGAAACTTAACTACAAAAGGCAGAAAGAGAAGGAGCAATTAGAAAAAAGACAACAGGAGCAAGATAGAAGAAAGAG GAGTCGTTCAAAGAGTAATGATGATCAAGATGAGGTCGAAGGAAGCGAAGAGAGAAGGCGGAAAG GAAAGAGGGCTTCAATTTCAGCCAGTGATCATAAAattgatgatgataatgatgacgACGATGATAACATAGATGAGTTTCTTGAGGGGATGTTTCCCTGA
- the LOC101499838 gene encoding uncharacterized protein isoform X2 codes for MASFGSIKSVIFDREERKQQYQAHIRGLNAYDRHKKFIHDYVRFYGKEEKPSSLKLPIKTDQDTLREGYRWRTEKEVMSGKGQFICGNKHCNEKDGLASYEVNFCYFEAGENKQALVKLVACERCAGKLNYKRQKEKEQLEKRQQEQDRRKRSRSKSNDDQDEVEGSEERRRKGKRASISASDHKIDDDNDDDDDNIDEFLEGMFP; via the exons ATGGCATCGTTCGGGTCTATCAAATCAGTCATATTCGACAGAGAAGAGAGAAAACA GCAGTATCAGGCACACATTCGAGGCCTCAATGCATACGATCGTCACAAAAAATTCATTCACGATTACG TTAGATTTTATGGGAAAGAAGAAAAACCTTCAAGCTTGAAGTTGCCTATTAAAACAGATCAAGATACATTAAGAGAGGGATACAG ATGGAGAACAGAGAAGGAAGTTATGTCTGGCAAGG GCCAATTTATATGTGGTAACAAGCATTGCAATGAGAAAGATGGACTGGCAAGCTATGAG GTGaacttttgttattttgaaGCTGGAGAGAACAAACAAGCTCTAGTTAAATTGGTAGCATGTGAGAG atgtGCAGGGAAACTTAACTACAAAAGGCAGAAAGAGAAGGAGCAATTAGAAAAAAGACAACAGGAGCAAGATAGAAGAAAGAG GAGTCGTTCAAAGAGTAATGATGATCAAGATGAGGTCGAAGGAAGCGAAGAGAGAAGGCGGAAAG GAAAGAGGGCTTCAATTTCAGCCAGTGATCATAAAattgatgatgataatgatgacgACGATGATAACATAGATGAGTTTCTTGAGGGGATGTTTCCCTGA